From a single Sebastes umbrosus isolate fSebUmb1 chromosome 17, fSebUmb1.pri, whole genome shotgun sequence genomic region:
- the LOC119475964 gene encoding uncharacterized protein P19A11.02c-like: MKSESEDTTTVTVTTTKLNTTTVTVTTTKLNTTTVTVTTTRLNTTTVTVTTTRLNTTTVTVTTTKLHTTTVTVTTTRLNTTTVTVTTTRLNTTTVTVTTTRLNTTTVTVTTTKLHTTTVTVTTTRLNTTTVTVTTTRLNTTTVTVTTTKLNTTTVTVTTTKLNTTTVTVTMTRTTKINT; encoded by the coding sequence atgAAAAGTGAATCTGAAGACACAACCACCGTCACCGTGACGAcgactaaactaaacacaacCACCGTCACCGTGACGAcgactaaactaaacacaacCACCGTCACCGTGACGACGACTAGACTAAACACAACCACCGTCACCGTGACGACGACTAGACTAAACACAACCACCGTCACCGTGACGACGACTAAACTACACACAACCACCGTCACCGTGACGACGACTAGACTAAACACAACCACCGTCACCGTGACGACGACTAGACTAAACACAACCACCGTCACCGTGACGACGACTAGACTAAACACAACCACCGTCACCGTGACGACGACTAAACTACACACAACCACCGTCACCGTGACGACGACTAGACTAAACACAACCACCGTCACCGTGACGACGACTAGACTAAACACAACCACCGTCACCGTGACGAcgactaaactaaacacaacCACCGTCACCGTGACGAcgactaaactaaacacaacCACCGTCACCGTGACGATGACACGGACGactaaaataaacacatga